A genomic segment from Nicotiana sylvestris chromosome 1, ASM39365v2, whole genome shotgun sequence encodes:
- the LOC104240380 gene encoding hypothetical protein At1g04090-like: MSSIFWSRLFLLRIILFKNIFVACLILFLALPSSHSLRDSTMGNRSSNLDNDNNISRPIDTPFKLPSPLPTWPSGQGFATGVIDLGGLEVSQISSLAKVWATQEGGPDDLGATFFEPSNLPNGFFMLGSYSQPNNLPLFGSVLAGKDSTGDTLKMPTDYTLVWSSENLNIKQDSVGYIWLPIPPEGYKAVGHVVTTSPQKPSLDKIHCVRSDLTDVSESDDWIWGNNGLNVYSSRPRDRGINALGVSTGAFVASNNGTADSLACLKNVKANLSAMPNLNQVQALFQAYSPLYYFHPDEQYYPSSITWFFQNGALLYTKGQESAPVAIEPNGSNLPQGGSNDGAFWLDLPTDDSAKDQVKKGDLQAATAYLHIKPMFGATYTDIALWLFYPFNGPARAKIEFMTIPLGKIGQHVGDWEHVTLRISNFNGELQGVYFSQHSGGNWVIASQLEFQNGNKPVAYSSLHGHASYAQPGKNMQGNSNIGLRNDTAKGQMMDTGANYSIVAAEYLTIVEPAWLNYAREWGPKISYDIANELQKVERFLPGKLKKAVEKLVKSLPNEVLGEEGPTGPKFKDMWNGDERG, translated from the exons AATATATTTGTTGCTTGCCTCATTTTATTCCTTGCACTTCCTTCAAGTCATTCCTTGAGAGATTCAACTATGGGGAACAGAAGTTCAAATCTTGATAATGACAACAATATTTCACGTCCAATTGATACTCCATTTAAGCTTCCTTCTCCATTGCCCACTTGGCCTTCAG GTCAAGGCTTTGCTACTGGAGTCATTGATCTTGGAGGTTTAGAAGTGTCTCAAATATCATCATTGGCTAAAGTTTGGGCTACTCAAGAAGGTGGACCAGATGATCTTGGAGCTACATTTTTTGAACCATCAAATTTACCAAATGGATTCTTTATGCTTGGCTCCTATAGCCAACCTAACAATTTGCCCCTCTTCGGATCGGTTCTTGCTGGAAAAGATTCAACAGGAGACACGCTAAAGATGCCAACTGACTATACACTTGTATGGAGTAGTGAGAACTTGAATATCAAGCAGGATAGTGTTGGCTATATTTGGCTGCCAATTCCTCCTGAAGGTTATAAAGCTGTAGGCCACGTTGTAACAACGTCGCCTCAAAAGCCTTCTCTTGACAAAATTCATTGTGTTCGTTCTGATTTAACCGATGTGTCTGAAAGTGATGATTGGATTTGGGGCAATAATGGATTGAATGTGTATTCATCAAGACCAAGAGACAGAGGAATCAATGCTTTAGGAGTGTCTACTGGTGCTTTTGTTGCTTCAAATAATGGAACTGCAGATTCATTAGCTTGTTTGAAAAATGTCAAAGCTAATTTATCTGCTATGCCAAATTTGAACCAAGTTCAAGCACTGTTTCAAGCCTACTCTCCTTTGTATTATTTCCATCCTGATGAACAATATTATCCTTCCTCTATCACTTGGTTTTTTCAGAATGGAGCATTATTGTATACCAAAGGGCAAGAATCTGCACCAGTTGCGATTGAGCCAAATGGTTCAAATCTTCCTCAAGGTGGTTCAAATGATGGTGCTTTTTGGTTGGATTTGCCAACTGATGATTCAGCAAAAGATCAAGTCAAGAAAGGAGATTTGCAGGCTGCTACAGCCTATTTACACATTAAACCAATGTTTGGCGCGACGTATACTGATATTGCTCTATGGCTATTTTACCCCTTTAATGGCCCAGCTAGAGCAAAAATCGAATTCATGACTATTCCATTAGGGAAAATTGGACAGCACGTTGGCGATTGGGAGCACGTTACGTTAAGGATTAGTAACTTCAATGGTGAGTTACAAGGTGTGTACTTCTCTCAACATAGTGGAGGGAATTGGGTAATTGCTTCTCAGCTTGAATTCCAAAATGGTAACAAACCCGTGGCCTATTCTTCGTTGCACGGTCATGCTTCTTATGCCCAACCAGGGAAAAATATGCAGGGGAATAGCAACATAGGCTTAAGAAATGACACAGCAAAAGGGCAGATGATGGACACTGGAGCAAACTATTCAATAGTTGCTGCTGAATACTTAACAATTGTTGAACCAGCATGGTTGAACTATGCTAGAGAATGGGGTCCAAAAATCAGCTATGATATTGCAAATGAACTCCAAAAAGTGGAGAGATTTTTGCCAGGGAAACTGAAGAAGGCTGTTGAGAAACTTGTGAAAAGTCTACCAAATGAGGTGTTGGGTGAAGAAGGACCAACCGGACCCAAGTTTAAGGACATGTGGAATGGTGATGAAAGGGGTTAA